DNA from Dietzia lutea:
CGCCCAGCGCGCGCTCGAGGGCTTCACGCGCTCGCTCGGCAAGGAGATGAAGCGCGGCTCCACCGTCCAGCTCGTGTACGTCTCCCCCGACGCCGACGCGGGCGCCTCCGGGCTCGAGTCGACCCTGCGGTTCGTCCTGTCGGCCAAGTCGGCGTACGTCGACGCCCAGGTGTTCCGCGTCGGTGCCGGTCCCGCCACCGCCCCGTCGTCGTGGGACCGCCCGCTCGAGGGCAAGCTCGCCGTCGTCACCGGGGCCGCGCGCGGCATCGGCGCCGAGATCGCGGCGGTCCTCGCCCGCGACGGCGCGCACGTGATCTGCTGCGACATCCCCGCCGCGGGTGAGTCGCTCTCGGCCACCGCCAACAAGGTCGGTGGCACCTCCCTGCCGCTCGACGTCACCGCCGCCGACGCCGCGGAGGTCCTGGCCAAGCACGTCGCCGAGCGCCACGACGGCCGCATCGACATCCTCGTCCACAACGCCGGCATCACCCGCGACAAGACCCTCGCCGGCATGGACGCCGCGCGCTGGGAGTCCGTCATGGCCGTCAACCTCATCGCGCCCGAGCGGATCACCGCCGAGCTCGCCGAGAAGGGCGTCCTGGGCGAGGGCTCGCGCGTGGTGGGCGTGTCCTCGATGGCGGGCATCGCCGGCAACCGTGGCCAGACCAACTACGCCGCCTCGAAGGCCGGCGTGATCGGCTTCGTCAACGGCGCCTCCGCGGAGCTGGCCTCCAAGAACATCACGGTCAACGCTGTGGCGCCGGGCTTCATCGAGACCCAGATGACCGCCGCCATCCCGTTCGCCACCCGCGAGGCCGGTCGCCGCATGAACTCCATGCAGCAGGGCGGCCTGCCGGTCGACGTGGCCGAGACGATCGCCTACTTCGCCAACCCCGCCTCCTCCTCGGTCACGAACAACGTGATCCGCGTGTGCGGCCAGTCGCTGCTGGGGGCGTGATCGGTCGTGGAATACACCCGCCTCCCCGGCATCCCCAACCTGCTCGGCCAGTACGGCAAGGCCGCGGTCGGCGCCCTCCCGGTCGTCGGCGGCTCCCGTGACGGCACGTCGATGCCGTCCACGGGCGTCGAGGTCACCGGCGTGCGCGTGGACGTGGCGAACCTCGCCGCCTACGCGCGCGTGTGCGGCCTGCGTCTGACCGACGAGCTGCCGTTGACGTACCCGTTCACGTTGGCGTTCCCGCTCAGCATGCAGCTCATGCTGGACCCGGACTACCCGGTGCCGGCCATGGGCTCGGTGCACCTGACCAACGAGATCGAATCGCGCCGCGCGCTGCGCGTCGGCGACGAGCTCAACATCCGCGCGCACGCCGAGAACCTGCGGGAGCATCCGGCGGGGTTGCTGTTGGACGTGGTCACCGAGATCAGGACCGGCGACGACGACGAGCCCGCCTGGGTGCAGCGGTCGGGCCTGCTCTCCAAGCGCAGGACCTCCCTGACCCCGCCGAAGGACGCCCCGCGCCCGCCGAAGCCCGCGCCGCCCACCGCGGCCGAGATCGGCGACCCCACGGTGGTGAAGTCGGTGTCCGAGGCGCAGATCTCGGAGTACGCGGCCGTGTCCGGCGACCGCAACCCGATCCACGTCTCCGGCGTGGGCGCCAAGGCGTTCGGGTTCCCGAACGTCATCGCCCACGGCATGTGGACCGCCGCCACGCTGCTCGGCGTGGTCGAGGGTGAGATCCCCCGGCGTGCCCGCTACTCGGTGGAGTTCGGCAAGCCGGTGATCCTGCCCGCGAAGCTGGGCATCTACGCCCGGCGCGGCGGTGCCGGCGACCCGGCCTGGTCGCTGTCCGTGCGCAACCCCAAGAAGCTGGGGACCGTGCACGCGACGGCGACGATCGAGGAGCTCTAGGCCCGGCGCCAGCTCCGGGGGGCTCCCGACGCGGTCTCCCGCCCCGCGCCGGACGCACCGAGCGCACCGATTCCATCGAAATGGACGTTCCGCACACATCGCCCGAGAGGCGGGTGTGCGGAACGTCCTTTTCGTTGACGGGTCGAGCG
Protein-coding regions in this window:
- a CDS encoding MaoC/PaaZ C-terminal domain-containing protein, with the protein product MEYTRLPGIPNLLGQYGKAAVGALPVVGGSRDGTSMPSTGVEVTGVRVDVANLAAYARVCGLRLTDELPLTYPFTLAFPLSMQLMLDPDYPVPAMGSVHLTNEIESRRALRVGDELNIRAHAENLREHPAGLLLDVVTEIRTGDDDEPAWVQRSGLLSKRRTSLTPPKDAPRPPKPAPPTAAEIGDPTVVKSVSEAQISEYAAVSGDRNPIHVSGVGAKAFGFPNVIAHGMWTAATLLGVVEGEIPRRARYSVEFGKPVILPAKLGIYARRGGAGDPAWSLSVRNPKKLGTVHATATIEEL
- a CDS encoding 3-oxoacyl-ACP reductase — encoded protein: MAQGNLDLYSQFVTSAPGSFIAGKVGLPQPEQLRRHEAGQPALHGPVLIGGEGRLAEPVREMLSGDYELAAAGAEGKFAGLVFDATSFKRPEDLVALYEFFNPVVRNVMASGRIVVLGTTPEETGSVEERIAQRALEGFTRSLGKEMKRGSTVQLVYVSPDADAGASGLESTLRFVLSAKSAYVDAQVFRVGAGPATAPSSWDRPLEGKLAVVTGAARGIGAEIAAVLARDGAHVICCDIPAAGESLSATANKVGGTSLPLDVTAADAAEVLAKHVAERHDGRIDILVHNAGITRDKTLAGMDAARWESVMAVNLIAPERITAELAEKGVLGEGSRVVGVSSMAGIAGNRGQTNYAASKAGVIGFVNGASAELASKNITVNAVAPGFIETQMTAAIPFATREAGRRMNSMQQGGLPVDVAETIAYFANPASSSVTNNVIRVCGQSLLGA